The genomic stretch ATGGCTCAaggttgtagtacatgtcctcgtcgtccctaggggccggtggtgcaggtggtcctcgagagtcagaggatCCACTCCTCTCATCTGGGTCCGAATTCATCATCGACTACTTCCCAGGGCACTGGCGATAGTCAACTTCCTCTaggatttcctcctcaggaattttgggatcattcgcggccatagttgatttagggaggcttcttcgactgaatagactcacgtacacattgcttaatgctctcaatgaaagcaccaaactgttgacgccattttgcgtcaacttaaatcgtagagcaattaaacaacgtatgttatgaagcgaatgaataatgaagaaagacaagagggtttttacgtggttcagcagttaactctgcctagtccacgagtctgtgttattaaggcttaaagatttttggaaattcttcagagatgaattacccaaagCTTATTCTTCAGCCAAAAGAAatcgatcctttacaagtggtcattcctcctctatttataggggaggctacagagttcattcccacatatttcgggaagatattctatatatcaatttaaataataacattaaatgcaatatctcctacatATATGAAAACGTCCCATAACGggttatacaacaataaatatgttcatacataacgggttatcccagatgactcatcgggtcttcgagatcagcgatcGACCCTGTGGCTGTTGAGACTCATGGTATTGCTACGAGCTTACCAtcctacttcaggacatgctcggagCAGATAGACACTGCcgaagctatcacactcgagcttgcactttCCAAGCTCGGACTGTTTAATTCAAAGACGATCGATAATCGATGTATCCCAACGTCGTGTTACTTCGAACTCAGAAAGcgtcccgaggttacacatcatCGAGGTCGTCATTTTACTTCGAAGATCttacagctggaccatacaatgccttcatacatttcgagctcacacctgacgagtctagttttcgaggtcatatcctctggtctcaaaatctgggtgtaacaggtaatttttaaatagaatataaaaaaaattactgtatagtatactaaaagtaacttttaatagtaaattatatagtaatttgttatattttattgcaATTCATTAGTTTCGAAAAAATAACTAATTGACAACACAAAAGTATCTTAAGtaataagataccataatataactttaaaataactaattagcGTCTTAAGataaaaagtttcaaaaaataattattggaggtaaccaaaatgtatataaaataatatgctataaatataaattttttcatgaaaaagtaattaatttgtaatttattaacattttaagtaacaaaaatattatttttttaactcagaaaagcataaaaaataatatttcggGAAAGTTTCAAATTTAGGTATATTACTTttagaaatacaatatttttttatgacATGTAAATTAAtttatgtaaataaaattttgtaggtaatttttgtaattaaattataaaaaaatgtaaattttggtAGATGAtttatgtaaataaaatttagttttaaaaataaaataattaatttattccaattataaattatattataattgaaCTAGATTAGAAGATGATTCAATCTTCAATGTGATTGGATTATTAATTAGGGGTAATAATATTGTATGATGaacttataaaaaaatataaaaaattttcAATTAggagaaaatatataaaaaaaattgtatgtcAGAATAAACAGTTTAAGTTGAGTTCTGTCCCAAAATTAAGCATATAATCCTTTTCTCGTTCTCTGGTCTGGAGAAACTCTGTTATATTTTCTGGGTTTCAGTCAGTTTTGCTCAGAGCTGTCTTCTTCAATGGCGGCTCTTAACATTTCGACAAGAATGTCTCTCCTCAAACCCGAGAGGACCCCTGATTTTCTACCGTCCTCCAAGCGCCTTAGCGATTTCCTTGCATTTCAATCCAGACCCAGAAAGAAACGTGCCCAGAAGAGCCATGCATTCACTGTTAGATCCATGACTATAGCCGAGGAGAGATACCGAGGCCAGCTCAACTCGCCTAATGGCCTTGCGGGGAGCCCTGTATGTATACTTTCCTTTCTGGGTTTTGGTTTTGAGTGGCTATGACTTTGTTTGTTTTTGCTGTTTGGTTGCTTGGAAATTTGGGAAGCCTCGTAATAACGTAAACGGAGATGAGCTATGCCTgtttccattttttttaattgattctTTAACTTTGGTCATTCCGTTTCGTTTTTGGAGTTTTTAATTTCACTCTATTGGGGTTTTGTTTTATGGAAATGTTCTCTATATGGTAATTGTACAATTTTAAGGGACTGTTTTAAGGttacatgtgtatatatattctTTCCCTTGCATGGTTTCCGGAAACATTATGCCATGGTGAATTTTTGAAGTGGATGTGCATATTATTATTCATGCgttgtttgttttgttaattCTTATTTAAAAAAGCATTATGTCAACGTGAAGTATtcataatttatgttttttttcttttggttttcttctttttcaggaCAAGTACTCTCTTTATGATGATCAGTCCATTGAATATTACTCTATGGGCCAGGCAAGGGCGACTCCGAACAGTCGAAGAAAAACTAAGATAGTTTGTACAATTGGTCCCTCCACAAGCACACGTGAGATGATATGGAAACTGGCAGAAACTGGAATGAATGTGGCACGTTTAAATATGTCTCATGGGGACCATTCATCACACCAGAAAACCATTGATCTTGTTAAAGAGTACAACTCTCAGTTTGATGACAAGGTCGTCGCCATAATGCTGGACACCAAGGTGTGTTTGCCCCTTTTCTTTATGACACAAGCCCATTGATAGTGCCCGCATTAAAGTATAAGCTGTTTCATATAAAGCATatgattttttgttttaacaatgACAAATATGATAAGTTATTAGAATTAATATATTTTGTGCTTGCTATAATTTCTTTTACTCTTCTCCTCTGAATCAAATACTTGCTTCTGATGTCAAGTTCAAGCTATAATATTAAGTCTAGAGTGCACCCTTTTCTATATTCACAAAGTGTGCACTGTCTTAAAATCTGAAACTATGATTGGAGTGACAGTTGAAAACATCGTGCCTTTTACGATTAACTTCCTTTAAGATTAGTGTCTTCAGTAGAAGAGAGTCTCATCCTCATTTATTTATATCTTTTTTCTTACATGTGTTGTGAAGTTGTAATGAATACAAGAGAGTCTGAGACAACCAATTTCTTCTTGCAGGGGCCTGAGGTTCGAAGTGGAGATTTACCTCAACCTATAATGCTTGAAGAAGGACAagaatttaattttacaattaaaaGAGGAGTCAGCACAGAAAACATTGTCAGCGTGAATTATGATGCCTTTGTGAATGATGTGGAGGTTGGAGACATGCTACTGGTTGATGGTAATTAGATACCTCTTCTGTGTGCTAAGTTGGTAGATCAATGATCCAGTAAATGGGTATTCTGTAGCATAGATTTACGTGAATAGACTTTGGCTGTGAAGAAATAGATAACACGGTATATGGTTTTTTATAGTTGATTTAAACTGAGTCTGTATTATTGGAACATTTCTCTTGTTGTTAGTCTATCCTATTTTTCGCTTACTTCCCTTAATTAGGCAACTCTGTATTAGAGACTTTGACTACTTTCATAATGACATTGCATTCTTAACCTCATGTTTGGTTGGAACAAGGGTTTCTTAGGCCAGGACAAAGCATACAACATTGCCAATTGGCCATTGTACGTTGAGAGTGTTTTTGTTAGTTGTCATATGTGGAAGTAACTGTTGCATTGCTCAAGCAATTGTGTCTATGCAACTACTGTACTTTCGTTTCAAATGGTTGCATATTTCATTTTTTGATTTGTATATGGGTACCATTCATCAATATTAAGCTAGACAGTGACCCTTATTTATTGTGTATTTGATTGATGTACAGTGACCACTACCTGAAGAATGCCATTTTTTCTTAGCTCAAATGTCTGATATCcatatttatattttcttctcATGGCTTTTAATGCCTGTTTGTATCTTTTATCATCCTTTAGTTAAAAGTTATTTGAAAGCAGATACAAGTAagatctttttttattattattttattattttttattgctacTAGTTTTAATAACTTGAAATTTTCCTATTATATGTTAGGTGGAATGATGTCTTTAGTTGTTAAGTCGAAGACACATGATACTGTTAAATGTGAAGTAGTTGATGGTGGAGAATTAAAATCAAGGCGTCATTTAAATGTTCGTGGCAAAAGTGCAAATCTCCCTTCAATTACAGGTAACAACGAATGCTTGGTGCTGATATGAAGTTTTTCATTTACTTTATTTTTGTATATCGAAAGGGGTTAATAAGTCTAGTACATGATCTGTTGTATCTGTCTTTTGTACAGATAAAGACTGGGAAGATATCAAGTTTGGAGTGGACAACCAAGTCGATTTCTATGCTGTCTCTTTTGTAAAAGATGCTAGAGTGGTTCATGAGTTGAAAGATTATCTTAAAAGTAAAATATTATTTCTCTTGTTTTTAAGATCTATCATCAGTTTGTTTAGTACCAGTTATTTGACTTCAGTTACTTGTTTagaactaattttttaaaatctcttttctaGGTTGCAATGCAGACATTCACGTGATTGTAAAAATTGAAAGTGCAGACTCTATCCCAAATCTTCATTCAATTATTCCTGCATCTGATGGGGTTAGTTCCAGTGTCTCTTTGTGAATCAGTGGTCGCTTATTTAGTCATAGATTATATCTTTAGTACACCTATCCACCCTTCAGTGATCATTATTGGTACCgtaccccctctctctctctcattattttatcCAAAACATTGAGAAGGAAAAGGAATTACAGAAAAAGAGCTAAACCACATGTTCAGTTCTGCTACAGAACAGAAGAATTCATATCTTTTTATTCATCATATTAACAAGTTTATTACTAGGCAATGGTTGCTCGTGGGGACCTTGGAGCTGAACTTCCGATTGAGGATGTTCCTCTCTTACAGGTAAGACATGGATTTTAGTTATTGTTTTTATTACTTCTATATCATGCACGTTGTAGAGAAAGTTGATGACATTTATACTTGAGAGTATTAAAGGATTTTGGAATATTGTGGTTTCGATAATTTTTTTGAGTAATATTATTTCTGTTTGGAATCTCTTTTCCTGGTGGAATATTAAGGACTCCTTTTCACTTGCTGTGAACACTACTTGATAAAGTATTAGTTGCTGATTAATGCATAATAAGAAAAGCTTTGACTTTTATGCATCAATTCTTGGACCAAGTTGGGGAAAATCAAACCCattcacattttttttctttactaAAAGGGAAACCCATTCACAAAGTGAGGCTAGAAAATAATTCTCAGCTATTTATAAAATAGGCACATCTTGAGGTAGACTGACAAAGACGTGACTAACTGCTAATCATTTGACTTATTCAAGGAATGCTGCACACTATGGCTTTGGGAAACAGTTTGAATAACCATACGTAGAACGTTTTATTCATGATGTATCATGTCGTATCATTGAAAATATATTGCCATCCCTTCTCAGTGCATGCAGCGTATTTATCTCCTTTTCATGTCTTTGGgcccatatatatatgtatatatgataaGTTCATCTtttcaaatgattattatttaaaatactgaagttaaaattttgaatttgtcTTAGATTCTGTCATGAATGAAATTTCCTTGTTACGTACAGGAGGACATAATTAGAAGGTGTCAGAGAATGCAGAAACCTGTTATTGTAGCAACAAACATGCTGGAGAGCATGATTAATCATCCTACGCCAACAAGGGCAGAAGTCTCTGACATTGCAATTGCAGTACGGGAAGGTGCTGATGCGGTCATGCTTTCTGGAGAAACTGCCCACGGAAAGTAAGTTAATTAATTCATTTGGCCTTGGGTGGCGTCTTTATATATTTCCAATGTGCAATggctattgaaaaagtattatcaaaactCAATAAATAAGttagttttctaaattttttgcTTTCTTTGTAGTAATGTGTATCCCATAAAACTAATTATAGTAGTATTCTCTAGTTAAAAAATGTTAATGATTCTTAGACACTTTAGAGTTATCTGTTATGTATGACTTTTTCCTCTTGTCTGATGCAAATTATCTGTCTTGTCAtttgctttcttttattttaCATATCTGCCGTCTAATTTTGTGATTATAACAAAGATATCCATTGAAAGCTGTCAAAGTAATGCATACTGTGGCATTGAGGACTGAGTTAAGTCTACCAATTAGCACTGCTCCTCCCAATCTATTGAGTACATATAAGGTATCTGCAGATCAGTCTACCTACAAGTTTCATGTATTAAGTTATTGATAATATTAAAAAGTAGGGCACACCGATGTATCGTATGCCTTAGGCCCCATGTCATCACAATGCGATATGGTACATCCTTTTGCCTCACAAAATACCATGTAAGAACATGTGTTGGTGGTATGTGGTGCTGGATGCCTTTGCCAACAGATCATCGGTCTCTATTTAGCTAGTCTATGTTGAAGCTGCTCTGAGTACTGCTTACTGAAATCCTTCTGATTACTTCGTTTACATACTTCTACAGAGTCACATGGGTGAAATGTTTGCTTTTCATGCCACAACAATGGCAAACACTCTTAATACACCAATTATTGTTTTCACAAGAACAGGATCTATGGCTGTACTCCTAAGCCATTATCGGCCTTACTCAACAATCTTTGCCTTCACAAATGAGTAAGTCTATCATGAGGAATGATATGTAATTCATCTCCGATGTATCAATTCTATCTGTAATTTTGGTTCATAATTACTCTTCAGCGATTCGTATGCTAACACAGTGCGTTTATTAACAACATGGCTTTGGGAAAGTAGCATAAAATAACATTAGGAAGATgaacataaataatatatttagcgggaattttttttgacaaattagGCACACTGGAGTCGTCTGTAGTTAATGTATCATTATTTTGCCTGATGTACAGAAATGTGAAAAGAAAGTAAGTGAACAGGATTAAAATCTGTGCCAGCACAGCTCATGACATCTTTTGACTCTTCAAGATTTCAACTTAGCTAAAATAAAGTTACTGGATGCATAATTATGAACTGAACTGATTTCGTAAACCATCCAAGTACCATTTCTTATCTGTTATTATAATTATCATCCATATTCACTAACGGCATATTTTTTCCCATGCTAATTGAATATATTCAACACTCAAAATATGCTTGGGTGCTTATTAAATTTGAGAGTAGCACGGTTCTGCAAGTGCAAAATATTTTATCTGACATGATAATTCGTGCTTAGCAGAGAAAGGATTAAGCAGAGGCTGGTGCTTTATCATGGTGTTCTGCCTATATATATGGAATTCTCAAATGACGCTGAAGAAACCTTCTCTAGAGCACTCAAGCTCTTACTGGTTAGTGAGGTTTAACTTCTATATTCTTATTTCTCTTGCCTCGTCATCTTACATAGTTATTTGTTTCGGACTTCAGGATAGGGGTCATTTGAAAGAGGGAGAGGATGTCACACTTGTCCAAAGTGGTGCGCAACCAATATGGCGTTCAGAATCTACTCATCACATTCAAGTGCGTAGGGTCCAGAGTTGATTTTGTGCTGGAAAGGAGTTTTATTTTTTAGTGGCTGATAGTAAACAAAATGTTAATTAAAGTTGTGAAttgtaagtatatatatgtatgcatttttgttttctctcttattttaatttaaagaATATTTTAGTGATCTTGCGAACATCTTAATATTTGGGGTTCTAGGTAGAAGCTTTCTTTATAACAGATGGTGATTGAGATTTAGTCTATCAATTATGCGGACATAAAATTCTCAACATTCTTTATTCCTTCTTGTTGTAAAGCTCATGTGTAGAATCCTTATAATTCCCAAGTATTTATAAATGCT from Humulus lupulus chromosome 5, drHumLupu1.1, whole genome shotgun sequence encodes the following:
- the LOC133777952 gene encoding pyruvate kinase isozyme G, chloroplastic isoform X2, with product MAALNISTRMSLLKPERTPDFLPSSKRLSDFLAFQSRPRKKRAQKSHAFTVRSMTIAEERYRGQLNSPNGLAGSPDKYSLYDDQSIEYYSMGQARATPNSRRKTKIVCTIGPSTSTREMIWKLAETGMNVARLNMSHGDHSSHQKTIDLVKEYNSQFDDKVVAIMLDTKGPEVRSGDLPQPIMLEEGQEFNFTIKRGVSTENIVSVNYDAFVNDVEVGDMLLVDGGMMSLVVKSKTHDTVKCEVVDGGELKSRRHLNVRGKSANLPSITDKDWEDIKFGVDNQVDFYAVSFVKDARVVHELKDYLKSCNADIHVIVKIESADSIPNLHSIIPASDGAMVARGDLGAELPIEDVPLLQEDIIRRCQRMQKPVIVATNMLESMINHPTPTRAEVSDIAIAVREGADAVMLSGETAHGKYPLKAVKVMHTVALRTELSLPISTAPPNLLSTYKSHMGEMFAFHATTMANTLNTPIIVFTRTGSMAVLLSHYRPYSTIFAFTNEERIKQRLVLYHGVLPIYMEFSNDAEETFSRALKLLLDRGHLKEGEDVTLVQSGAQPIWRSESTHHIQVRRVQS
- the LOC133777952 gene encoding pyruvate kinase isozyme G, chloroplastic isoform X1, whose amino-acid sequence is MAALNISTRMSLLKPERTPDFLPSSKRLSDFLAFQSRPRKKRAQKSHAFTVRSMTIAEERYRGQLNSPNGLAGSPDKYSLYDDQSIEYYSMGQARATPNSRRKTKIVCTIGPSTSTREMIWKLAETGMNVARLNMSHGDHSSHQKTIDLVKEYNSQFDDKVVAIMLDTKGPEVRSGDLPQPIMLEEGQEFNFTIKRGVSTENIVSVNYDAFVNDVEVGDMLLVDGGMMSLVVKSKTHDTVKCEVVDGGELKSRRHLNVRGKSANLPSITDKDWEDIKFGVDNQVDFYAVSFVKDARVVHELKDYLKSCNADIHVIVKIESADSIPNLHSIIPASDGAMVARGDLGAELPIEDVPLLQEDIIRRCQRMQKPVIVATNMLESMINHPTPTRAEVSDIAIAVREGADAVMLSGETAHGKYPLKAVKVMHTVALRTELSLPISTAPPNLLSTYKSHMGEMFAFHATTMANTLNTPIIVFTRTGSMAVLLSHYRPYSTIFAFTNDRERIKQRLVLYHGVLPIYMEFSNDAEETFSRALKLLLDRGHLKEGEDVTLVQSGAQPIWRSESTHHIQVRRVQS